The Vallitalea okinawensis genome includes a window with the following:
- a CDS encoding 4Fe-4S dicluster domain-containing protein, whose amino-acid sequence MELIEKIYNAGVVGVGGAGFPTHIKLKCKVEYLIINGAECEPLLEVDKYLMREKNREIIRTTQMVGQLIGAKHMFIGLKEKYHEEILYLNEAIKELDAQIQLYSLDNFYPAGDEQVMVHEITGRVIPAGGIPLDIGAVVSNVGTIVGIHDALEDKPVTDKYMTVVGDVVAPGFLQVPIGTSVRTCIEACGGTSLVDYKVILGGPMMGKVIDGQEIDATYVTKTMGALIVVPADHYIVKRKEQPLTHSINQAKTACIQCKMCTDMCPRNLMGHQLRPHKIMRIMGLGTTDEEILKEAMICSECGICELYACPMGLSPRLVNAYVKQELRQKGIRYERQPLNDVNSLRDYRKVPVPRLVARLDLSRFKGEKLNDMKVLEVDKVCISLSQHIGKPATPRVTVGDYVKKGQIIGDVDREDFGAVIHASISGKVCEVSHYITILQDSEVILGD is encoded by the coding sequence ATGGAACTTATTGAGAAGATATATAATGCCGGTGTGGTTGGAGTCGGTGGCGCAGGTTTTCCTACGCATATTAAGCTAAAGTGTAAGGTTGAATATCTGATCATTAATGGTGCTGAATGTGAGCCTTTGTTGGAAGTGGATAAATATCTTATGCGTGAGAAGAACAGAGAGATTATCCGTACTACTCAGATGGTAGGTCAACTGATAGGAGCTAAGCATATGTTTATTGGCCTCAAGGAAAAGTATCATGAAGAGATTCTGTATCTCAATGAGGCTATTAAGGAGCTAGATGCACAGATTCAGTTATATAGCTTAGATAATTTTTATCCAGCTGGCGATGAACAGGTGATGGTTCATGAGATTACTGGAAGAGTCATACCAGCGGGAGGAATACCACTGGACATTGGTGCTGTGGTCAGTAATGTGGGTACAATTGTTGGTATCCATGATGCTCTGGAAGATAAACCCGTTACTGATAAGTATATGACTGTTGTTGGTGATGTAGTTGCACCCGGATTTCTACAAGTACCTATTGGAACAAGTGTACGAACATGTATAGAAGCATGTGGTGGCACAAGTCTTGTTGATTATAAAGTTATTCTTGGTGGACCTATGATGGGGAAGGTAATCGATGGGCAGGAAATAGATGCGACTTATGTAACGAAGACGATGGGAGCATTAATTGTGGTACCGGCTGATCATTATATTGTAAAGCGTAAAGAACAACCTTTAACCCACAGCATTAATCAAGCAAAGACAGCTTGTATACAGTGTAAAATGTGTACCGATATGTGTCCACGTAATTTGATGGGACATCAGTTAAGACCCCATAAAATTATGAGAATAATGGGGCTAGGAACAACAGATGAAGAAATTCTTAAAGAAGCCATGATCTGTTCAGAATGTGGCATATGTGAGCTTTATGCTTGTCCTATGGGTCTTTCGCCACGTTTAGTCAATGCTTATGTCAAACAGGAGTTGAGGCAGAAAGGGATCAGGTATGAGAGGCAGCCCCTTAATGATGTGAATTCTCTTAGAGACTATCGAAAAGTACCTGTACCTCGCTTAGTAGCTAGGCTGGATTTAAGCCGGTTTAAAGGTGAGAAGTTGAATGATATGAAGGTGTTAGAAGTTGATAAGGTATGTATATCATTATCACAACACATTGGTAAGCCTGCTACGCCTAGAGTAACTGTTGGTGATTATGTTAAAAAGGGCCAAATAATCGGTGATGTCGATAGAGAAGATTTTGGTGCTGTTATACATGCTAGTATCAGTGGTAAAGTATGTGAGGTTAGCCACTACATTACTATTCTACAAGATAGCGAGGTGATTCTGGGTGATTAG
- a CDS encoding EutN/CcmL family microcompartment protein, which yields MILGKVVGNVWATRKEEALRGLKLLVIKPIDYHSKQPLSTFVATDRVGAGIGDTVLIVTGSSARKTIEVDNAPIDASIVGIVDEVEVDIDI from the coding sequence ATGATTCTAGGAAAAGTAGTGGGCAACGTATGGGCCACAAGAAAAGAAGAAGCTTTAAGAGGTCTTAAGCTGCTAGTTATTAAACCCATCGATTATCATTCCAAACAGCCTTTGAGTACTTTTGTAGCAACAGATCGTGTTGGGGCAGGTATAGGCGATACGGTTTTAATAGTTACTGGAAGTTCAGCTAGAAAAACAATAGAGGTAGATAATGCTCCTATTGATGCTAGTATTGTAGGAATTGTTGATGAGGTCGAAGTAGATATAGACATATAA
- the eutJ gene encoding ethanolamine utilization protein EutJ, producing MNFDRVDNLIRQVESSIQVTGEFNKRKELLVGVDLGTAYIVLVVLDEEQKPIACEMQFAQVLKDGLVVDYIGASRIVRELKAKLEERLGVELTKAAIAVPPGTSEGDSKTHCYVVEGSGMDVVAILDEPSAANAVLQIKNGVIVDIGGGTTGLSILKDAEVIYTADEATGGTHLSLVVAGNYGISFEEAEVIKKDSKRQREIFTIVRPVIQKMASIVSHHIIHHKVSDIYLVGGTCCLEGIEEVFQKETGIRTHKPTNPFLVTPLGIAMNCKV from the coding sequence ATGAATTTTGATAGAGTCGATAACCTTATAAGACAGGTTGAATCCAGCATCCAAGTGACAGGAGAGTTTAATAAGCGTAAAGAACTTCTTGTTGGTGTGGATTTAGGTACGGCATATATTGTTCTCGTCGTTCTTGATGAGGAGCAAAAGCCCATTGCATGTGAAATGCAGTTTGCCCAAGTACTAAAAGATGGTTTAGTGGTGGATTATATTGGAGCATCTCGTATTGTTAGAGAGCTAAAAGCTAAATTGGAAGAGCGGCTTGGAGTTGAATTAACGAAAGCAGCTATTGCCGTTCCACCAGGAACCAGTGAAGGTGATAGCAAGACCCACTGTTATGTAGTGGAAGGTTCTGGAATGGATGTAGTTGCCATCTTAGATGAACCATCAGCAGCTAATGCTGTTCTTCAGATCAAAAATGGAGTTATAGTGGATATCGGCGGAGGTACAACAGGCTTATCAATTTTAAAAGATGCAGAAGTGATCTATACAGCCGATGAGGCTACAGGTGGAACCCATTTATCTTTAGTCGTTGCTGGTAATTACGGTATTAGCTTTGAAGAGGCTGAAGTTATCAAGAAAGACTCTAAAAGGCAACGAGAGATATTCACTATCGTTCGACCTGTGATACAGAAGATGGCTTCCATTGTCAGTCACCATATCATCCATCATAAGGTAAGCGATATCTATCTGGTTGGAGGTACATGTTGCCTCGAAGGTATTGAAGAAGTATTTCAGAAGGAAACAGGGATTAGAACCCATAAACCCACGAACCCCTTTTTGGTGACACCATTAGGGATTGCGATGAATTGCAAGGTCTAG
- the pduL gene encoding phosphate propanoyltransferase: MEEAMIEDIIRQVMDALREKEQVNNAFPVEASARHVHLSPEHVSVLFGPEYEMAKKKDLSQPGQYQCEERVTLIGPRGVIKGVAILGPPRIKTQVELSMTDARVLGVNAPVRESGQLEGSATIYIATERGVIEAKESTIVAKRHIHMDTRDAQRFEVVDKEIVAVRVLSHRPLIFDDVVVRVNDSYRLSMHIDFDEANAAGYTQGVFGEIYK; this comes from the coding sequence GTGGAAGAAGCTATGATTGAGGACATTATTCGTCAGGTAATGGATGCACTTCGTGAGAAGGAGCAAGTAAATAATGCATTTCCAGTAGAGGCTTCTGCAAGGCACGTTCATCTTAGCCCAGAACATGTCAGCGTTTTATTTGGGCCAGAATATGAGATGGCTAAGAAAAAGGATTTATCCCAGCCTGGGCAATATCAGTGTGAGGAACGTGTTACGCTTATTGGACCGAGAGGTGTGATTAAGGGAGTAGCCATACTGGGACCTCCAAGAATCAAGACACAAGTAGAGTTATCCATGACAGATGCCAGGGTCCTTGGTGTTAATGCACCTGTTCGAGAGTCTGGTCAGCTAGAAGGAAGTGCTACGATTTATATTGCTACTGAACGAGGCGTCATTGAAGCTAAGGAGTCTACAATAGTAGCTAAACGGCATATCCATATGGACACTAGGGATGCTCAACGTTTTGAGGTGGTTGATAAGGAGATTGTTGCAGTAAGAGTATTAAGCCATCGTCCTCTCATATTTGATGATGTAGTCGTGAGAGTTAATGATAGTTATCGTTTAAGTATGCATATTGACTTTGATGAAGCCAACGCTGCAGGATATACACAGGGTGTCTTTGGAGAGATCTATAAATAA
- a CDS encoding cobalamin adenosyltransferase — protein sequence MRVLTETTLRGEFRSSIPEKFSVSRETIITPSAKQYLNEKGVMLVFEEDNQEQQERVLTRQKEGNVYKPIETPDNKIVPKYLDYYTGGAYEEKPEYMTHIYGNRLVYKDDSRIVFRGKLDSYQSRILETMVYTDSQGLQGLTKDLNEVLEFVRKILKAEVLDEPLKDMKIFGLDEKELREMSHNPKKHFGILHIMPSFDMGETLIRLNSLRSAIREVEISGIQTFKKHHVVDRQDILQALNRLSSVIYIMMCRERAGKY from the coding sequence ATGAGAGTTTTGACTGAGACAACGCTTCGAGGTGAGTTTAGGAGTAGTATTCCTGAGAAATTTTCAGTGAGTCGCGAGACCATCATAACCCCATCAGCTAAGCAGTATTTGAACGAGAAGGGTGTTATGTTAGTATTTGAAGAGGATAATCAGGAACAGCAAGAAAGAGTGCTAACCAGGCAGAAAGAAGGAAATGTCTACAAGCCCATTGAAACACCAGATAATAAGATTGTTCCAAAATACTTGGATTATTATACGGGTGGTGCTTATGAAGAAAAACCAGAGTATATGACCCATATTTATGGAAATAGGCTGGTCTACAAGGATGATTCTCGGATTGTATTCCGGGGAAAGTTGGATAGCTATCAGTCAAGGATTTTAGAGACCATGGTTTATACGGATAGCCAAGGATTACAAGGTTTGACAAAGGATCTAAATGAAGTTCTTGAGTTTGTTAGAAAGATCTTGAAAGCTGAAGTACTTGATGAGCCACTTAAAGATATGAAGATTTTTGGACTAGATGAGAAAGAGTTACGGGAAATGTCTCATAACCCTAAAAAACATTTCGGAATCTTACATATTATGCCTAGTTTCGACATGGGAGAAACCTTGATACGTCTTAACTCATTAAGGAGTGCAATTCGCGAGGTTGAAATTTCAGGTATTCAGACATTTAAGAAACATCATGTGGTAGATAGACAGGATATTTTACAAGCTCTTAATCGCCTTAGTAGTGTAATTTACATTATGATGTGTCGTGAGAGAGCAGGTAAGTATTAA
- the eutM gene encoding ethanolamine utilization microcompartment protein EutM has protein sequence MASMNALGMIETRGLVGAIEAADAMVKAANVTLIGKQQIGGGLVTVMVRGDVGAVKAATDAGAAAAERVGELLSVHVIPRPHSEVEIILPHVEG, from the coding sequence ATGGCAAGCATGAACGCATTAGGTATGATCGAAACTAGAGGTTTAGTTGGAGCAATTGAGGCGGCTGACGCAATGGTTAAAGCTGCAAATGTAACTTTAATTGGTAAGCAACAAATTGGTGGTGGACTTGTTACAGTTATGGTAAGAGGCGATGTTGGTGCTGTTAAGGCTGCAACAGATGCTGGCGCAGCAGCTGCTGAGAGAGTTGGAGAACTATTATCTGTACATGTAATTCCAAGACCTCATAGTGAAGTGGAGATTATACTACCACATGTTGAAGGATAA
- a CDS encoding acetaldehyde dehydrogenase (acetylating) has product MFIEDKDLQSVQEARILIRQAKEAQKVYAQLDMATIDSIVKKVADAALGASESLAKMAAEETGFGKWQDKVQKNILASEKLYDFIKDMKTLGVIHEEREKKIVEIGTPVGVITALVPSTNPTSTTIYKALIALKSGNAVIFSPHPSAIGCITKTVEIINNVLDGLGVPVGLISCLSIPTLQGTNELMKNKDVSLILATGGSAMVKAAYSSGTPALGVGPGNVPAYIEKSADIKMAVKRIIASKTFDNGTICASEQSIVTDKAIAEEVKKTFIDQGGYFLTGEKLDKVVAIMERPNGGMNPKIVGRSAKDLARIAGIDIPEGTKVLICEEKGIGRQYPFSKEKLTSLLGFYTVNDWLEGCEVCFKLLENDGMGHTLVIHSRDEEVIREFALKKPVSRLLVNTPSSQGAVGITTNLAPSLTLGCGAVGGSATSDNVTPMNLVNIRRLAYGVNDLGLDQEEPVKSMDVDIQLITKLVMEQLKKYS; this is encoded by the coding sequence ATGTTCATAGAAGACAAAGATCTACAGTCTGTTCAGGAAGCTAGAATACTAATTCGCCAGGCAAAAGAAGCTCAGAAGGTTTATGCTCAGTTGGATATGGCGACCATTGATAGTATTGTGAAGAAAGTGGCGGATGCTGCATTAGGAGCTTCAGAAAGCTTAGCCAAGATGGCAGCTGAAGAAACAGGCTTTGGAAAATGGCAGGATAAAGTGCAGAAAAACATTTTAGCTAGTGAGAAACTATATGATTTTATCAAAGACATGAAGACATTAGGCGTTATACATGAAGAGAGGGAAAAGAAGATCGTTGAGATAGGAACACCAGTTGGTGTTATCACAGCTCTTGTACCATCAACCAACCCAACATCTACAACTATCTATAAAGCGCTAATAGCTCTTAAGTCAGGTAATGCTGTTATTTTCAGTCCACATCCAAGCGCTATTGGCTGTATTACAAAAACTGTTGAAATTATTAACAATGTACTTGATGGACTAGGTGTGCCAGTAGGATTAATTAGCTGCTTGAGTATTCCAACATTACAAGGTACCAATGAATTAATGAAGAATAAAGATGTATCCTTAATACTAGCTACTGGTGGTTCTGCAATGGTTAAAGCTGCATACAGTTCAGGTACGCCAGCTCTTGGAGTAGGACCAGGTAATGTACCAGCCTATATTGAGAAGAGTGCTGATATCAAGATGGCTGTTAAACGTATCATTGCTAGTAAGACTTTTGATAACGGCACAATATGTGCATCAGAACAATCTATTGTAACGGATAAAGCAATAGCTGAAGAAGTAAAGAAGACATTCATCGATCAAGGTGGTTACTTCTTAACAGGAGAGAAGTTAGATAAGGTTGTTGCAATCATGGAAAGACCTAATGGTGGTATGAATCCTAAAATTGTTGGTAGGTCAGCAAAAGACTTGGCGAGAATCGCTGGCATTGATATTCCAGAGGGTACCAAAGTGTTGATTTGTGAAGAAAAAGGTATTGGCAGACAGTACCCATTTTCTAAAGAGAAGTTAACATCACTCCTTGGATTCTATACAGTTAATGATTGGTTAGAAGGCTGTGAAGTATGTTTTAAACTTTTAGAAAATGATGGTATGGGGCATACCTTGGTTATTCATTCTAGAGATGAAGAGGTCATTCGAGAATTTGCTCTTAAAAAGCCTGTATCAAGATTATTGGTTAATACACCATCGTCGCAAGGAGCTGTTGGTATAACAACAAACCTTGCACCATCCTTAACATTAGGTTGCGGAGCTGTTGGTGGAAGTGCTACATCTGATAATGTAACACCTATGAATCTGGTGAATATTCGACGCTTGGCATATGGTGTGAACGATCTAGGACTTGATCAGGAAGAACCTGTTAAGAGTATGGATGTAGATATTCAACTCATTACCAAATTAGTAATGGAACAATTGAAAAAGTATTCATAA
- a CDS encoding BMC domain-containing protein has translation MLKKALGFIETYGYVGAIEAADSCLKAADVKLINCQFAGKGLVTIIVEGDVSSVKASIDAGATAAESIGQVVGINVIARPGDGLEKICLTQKSAEVPQEVVSEQVDAIRADSKSATSFVYCEGEKIPFDNIETFQTMKVVELRKIARQVKDISIKKDQIKYAKRDELLEAIKKAIEEVD, from the coding sequence ATGTTAAAAAAGGCGCTTGGTTTTATAGAGACCTATGGTTACGTTGGTGCTATCGAAGCAGCAGATTCTTGCTTAAAGGCAGCAGATGTTAAACTAATCAATTGCCAATTTGCTGGTAAAGGTCTTGTAACCATCATTGTAGAAGGGGATGTTAGTTCAGTAAAAGCATCCATTGATGCTGGCGCGACTGCAGCAGAGAGTATAGGTCAGGTGGTAGGTATTAATGTCATAGCAAGACCAGGAGATGGTCTTGAGAAGATATGCCTTACTCAAAAGTCAGCTGAAGTTCCCCAAGAGGTTGTAAGTGAACAAGTTGATGCTATCAGGGCAGATTCAAAATCAGCAACTTCTTTTGTTTATTGTGAAGGTGAAAAGATACCTTTTGACAACATCGAGACCTTTCAGACTATGAAAGTGGTGGAGTTACGTAAGATAGCTAGACAAGTAAAAGATATTAGTATTAAGAAAGATCAGATTAAATATGCTAAGAGAGATGAATTATTAGAGGCAATAAAAAAAGCTATAGAGGAGGTGGATTAG
- the eutL gene encoding ethanolamine utilization microcompartment protein EutL produces MRNDPLRAAVLSVKLIPSLDKEMAKKLELPEGHRSIGLMTTDCDDVGYTALDDATKKADVKVVYAKSFYGGAANANTKLAGEFIGILSGPSPAEVRSGLNAAVDFIENDACFYSANDDDSIAYYAHCVSRTGSYLSETAGVEEGHALAYLIAPPIESMYALDVALKAADVQLMEFFGPPSETNFGGGLLTGSQSACKAACDAFADAVKFVADNPNKY; encoded by the coding sequence ATGAGAAATGATCCATTACGTGCAGCGGTTTTAAGTGTGAAGCTCATTCCTAGTCTTGATAAAGAGATGGCTAAGAAACTTGAGCTTCCAGAAGGACACAGAAGCATCGGTTTGATGACTACAGACTGTGATGATGTAGGTTATACAGCACTTGACGATGCTACGAAGAAAGCAGATGTAAAAGTGGTTTATGCAAAATCATTCTATGGTGGGGCAGCTAATGCCAATACCAAGTTAGCAGGAGAATTTATCGGTATTCTCTCAGGCCCAAGCCCAGCAGAAGTTAGAAGTGGACTTAACGCAGCTGTGGATTTTATTGAGAATGATGCATGTTTCTATAGTGCTAATGATGATGATTCCATCGCTTATTATGCACATTGTGTATCTCGTACAGGTTCTTATCTATCTGAGACAGCAGGCGTTGAAGAAGGGCATGCACTTGCCTATCTTATAGCACCTCCAATCGAATCCATGTACGCTCTTGACGTTGCCCTTAAGGCAGCAGATGTTCAGTTAATGGAATTCTTTGGACCTCCTTCAGAGACCAACTTTGGCGGTGGATTGCTAACAGGTAGTCAATCAGCATGTAAGGCGGCATGTGATGCATTTGCTGATGCTGTCAAATTTGTTGCAGATAATCCAAATAAATATTAA
- the eutC gene encoding ethanolamine ammonia-lyase subunit EutC — MISENQIKSMIEDILSKMEAEAPVAKEEAPVCTPIDDANIPDITALETNKIFNVPNPENEDAYMKLKERTPARVGIWRAGPRYRTETLLRFRADHAVAQDAVFNNVSDEFIKDIGEFSVNTVCKDKDEYLTRPDLGRKFDEEAIKTLKEKCKAKPRVQIYVSDGLSSTAVETNAKDAIMAIQQGLRAYNIEMGTPFFVKYGRVPAMDAVSEVLDAEVTVVLIGERPGLATGESMSCYMAYKATVGMPESNRTVISNIHKGGTPAAEAGAHIADIIKKMLDNKASGLDLKL, encoded by the coding sequence GTGATTTCTGAAAACCAGATCAAAAGTATGATTGAAGATATATTAAGTAAGATGGAAGCGGAAGCTCCAGTAGCTAAGGAAGAAGCTCCAGTATGCACACCTATTGACGATGCTAATATACCTGATATAACAGCTTTAGAAACCAATAAAATATTTAATGTTCCAAATCCAGAGAACGAAGATGCATACATGAAGTTAAAAGAAAGAACACCTGCTCGAGTAGGTATATGGAGAGCTGGTCCAAGATATAGAACAGAGACGTTACTTCGGTTCAGAGCAGACCATGCTGTAGCCCAAGATGCTGTATTCAATAACGTATCTGATGAATTCATCAAGGATATCGGAGAGTTCTCAGTAAATACGGTATGTAAGGATAAGGATGAGTATCTTACACGTCCTGACCTTGGTAGAAAGTTTGATGAAGAAGCTATTAAAACGTTGAAAGAGAAGTGCAAGGCAAAGCCGCGTGTACAGATTTATGTATCTGATGGACTAAGTTCTACAGCAGTTGAAACCAATGCTAAGGATGCAATTATGGCAATTCAGCAAGGATTGAGAGCCTATAACATTGAGATGGGCACACCTTTCTTTGTTAAGTACGGTCGTGTTCCAGCCATGGATGCAGTATCTGAAGTACTGGATGCAGAGGTAACAGTAGTACTTATTGGTGAAAGACCGGGACTTGCAACAGGTGAAAGTATGAGTTGTTACATGGCTTACAAGGCGACAGTTGGTATGCCGGAATCCAATCGTACAGTCATTTCAAATATTCATAAAGGTGGTACACCGGCTGCAGAAGCAGGAGCACATATAGCAGATATTATTAAGAAAATGCTTGATAACAAAGCAAGCGGTTTAGACTTAAAACTATAA
- a CDS encoding ethanolamine ammonia-lyase subunit EutB, which produces MRLKTKLFGTVYQFDNVTQVLARANEEKSGDKLAGIAASSVTEMIAAKEVLSNMTLENLRNNPVVPYEKDEVTRIIQDAVNEKIYNSVKNWTVAELREWILDQNTTGAEIRRVSRGLTSEMVAAVTKIMSNLDLVYGASKIRVTAHCNTTIGLPGTLAFRLQPNHTTDDLDGIMISLLEGLSYGVGDAVVGLNPVNDTVESVKNVLKMFEDLKQKWQIPTQNCVLAHVTTQMEAVKQGAPADMIFQSIAGTEKANEAFGVTGQLLADAEELMLKEGTSTGPNVMYFETGQGSELSSEAHHGVDQVTLEARCYGFAKKFNPFLVNTVVGFIGPEYLYDNKQVIRAGLEDHFMGKLTGIPMGVDACYTNHMKADQNDIENLGVLLAAAGCNYFMGIPNGDDIMLNYQCTGYHEAPSLRQVLNLRPIKEFEQWLEKMGLYENGKLTAKAGDASIFLK; this is translated from the coding sequence ATGAGACTTAAAACAAAGCTTTTTGGAACTGTATATCAGTTCGACAATGTAACGCAAGTGCTTGCAAGAGCCAATGAAGAGAAATCTGGTGATAAGCTAGCAGGTATTGCAGCCAGCTCAGTAACCGAAATGATTGCAGCAAAAGAAGTATTAAGTAACATGACACTTGAGAACCTTAGAAATAACCCAGTAGTACCCTATGAAAAAGATGAGGTAACACGTATTATTCAAGATGCTGTTAATGAGAAAATCTATAACAGTGTCAAAAATTGGACAGTAGCTGAACTAAGAGAGTGGATTCTTGATCAGAATACCACAGGGGCAGAGATCCGTCGTGTTAGTAGAGGTTTGACAAGTGAGATGGTAGCAGCTGTAACTAAGATTATGTCTAACTTAGACCTGGTATACGGTGCTAGCAAGATAAGAGTAACAGCTCATTGTAATACGACTATTGGTCTTCCTGGTACATTGGCTTTTCGTCTACAGCCTAACCATACAACAGATGATCTTGATGGAATTATGATTTCATTATTAGAAGGTCTTAGCTATGGTGTTGGAGATGCTGTAGTAGGTCTTAACCCGGTTAATGATACTGTAGAGAGTGTTAAGAACGTCCTTAAAATGTTTGAAGATCTTAAGCAGAAATGGCAGATTCCAACACAAAACTGTGTACTTGCTCACGTAACAACACAGATGGAAGCTGTTAAGCAAGGAGCTCCAGCTGATATGATATTCCAAAGTATTGCTGGAACGGAGAAAGCTAATGAAGCATTTGGTGTTACAGGACAGCTATTAGCTGATGCCGAAGAACTCATGCTAAAAGAAGGGACATCAACAGGTCCTAATGTGATGTATTTTGAAACTGGTCAAGGATCAGAGCTATCATCAGAAGCACATCATGGCGTAGACCAAGTTACCCTTGAGGCAAGATGCTATGGTTTTGCTAAGAAGTTCAATCCATTCCTAGTAAATACAGTAGTTGGTTTCATTGGTCCCGAGTACTTATACGATAATAAGCAAGTTATCCGTGCAGGTCTTGAAGATCATTTTATGGGTAAATTAACAGGTATTCCAATGGGGGTAGATGCATGTTATACCAACCATATGAAGGCAGATCAGAATGATATAGAGAACCTAGGTGTGTTATTAGCAGCAGCAGGTTGTAACTATTTCATGGGTATCCCTAATGGCGATGATATTATGCTTAACTACCAATGTACTGGATATCATGAAGCACCATCCCTCAGACAAGTTCTTAATTTAAGACCTATTAAAGAATTTGAGCAGTGGTTGGAGAAAATGGGGTTATATGAAAACGGTAAGTTAACAGCAAAAGCTGGAGATGCATCAATTTTCTTGAAGTAG